Proteins found in one Oreochromis niloticus isolate F11D_XX linkage group LG22, O_niloticus_UMD_NMBU, whole genome shotgun sequence genomic segment:
- the LOC109196581 gene encoding uncharacterized protein LOC109196581: protein MSHIYPFAMAQTSTNFNKALQTSSVQMPNKVLADLKKKPLVEHLEHEKRGEAERKAMFKSLHNSWEDAIRLKKERIQDKQRESREWGEAGRKADVILLAKHMEEAQKRREKYIEFCQYNYERAKEKRAFVELEKEMEAQYLFKQRRQATENERRRRDMDLELLKAARKNIPVLDTTEGKKHSVVLEKEGSDDFQPKPKEPLLPHFLLCRERSSSEQTTAKTERVRLPTINKTNRRVSVAKDSPANTKKLIPTPPPLSEKPQKTRCVPIIKNRYKVDAPYAPRLLETWDINTNKNLIPPPPPLPIKPEKTRCAPIIKNRYKVDAPYTPRILETWDINRNKNLIPSPPPLPIKPEKTQRAPIITN from the exons ATGTCTCACATTTATCCTTTTGCGATGGCACAAACATCAACAAACTTCAACAAGGCCCTCCAAACGTCCTCTGTTCAAATGCCAAACAAGGTACTGGCAGATCTTAAAA AAAAGCCGTTAGTGGAACACCTTGAACACGAAAAAAGAGGGGAGGCTGAAAGAAAAGCCATGTTTAAGTCACTCCACAACAGCTGGGAGGACGCAATCAGGCTAAAGAAAGAGAGAATACAGGACAAACAAAGGGAAAGTCGGGAGTGGGGTGAGGCTGGCAGGAAGGCTGACGTGATATTATTGGCAAAGCATATGGAAGAGGCGCAAAAGAGGCGTGAAAAATACATTGAATTTTGCCAATATAATTACGAgagagccaaagaaaaacgTGCTTTCGTTGAACTTGAGAAAGAAATGGAAGCACAGTATTTGTTCAAGCAACGACGTCAGGCCACCGAGAACGAACGCCGTCGTCGCGATATGGATCTGGAACTTCTTAAAGCCGCTCGTAAAAACATCCCAGTTTTAGACAcaacagaggggaaaaaacataGTGTAGTTTTAGAAAAGGAAGGTTCAGATGACTTTCAACCAAAGCCAAAAGAACCACTCCTCCCTCATTTCCTTCTTTGTCGGGAACGCAGCAGCTCAGAACAAACAACAGCTAAAACGGAACGAGTTCGGCTGCCaacaattaataaaacaaacaggcGTGTGTCTGTAGCTAAAGACTCACCAGCTAATACTAAAAAACTTATTCCCACACCCCCTCCCCTGTCTGAGAAACCACAGAAAACACGGTGTGTCCCCATTATTAAAAACCGATACAAGGTTGATGCACCTTATGCACCTCGCTTATTAGAGACGTGGGACatcaacacaaataaaaatttaatcccacccccccctcctcttcctATTAAACCAGAGAAAACACGGTGTGCCCCCATTATTAAAAACCGATACAAGGTTGATGCACCTTACACACCACGCATATTAGAGACGTGGGACatcaacagaaataaaaatttaatcccatccccccctcctcttcctATTAAACCAGAGAAAACACAGCGTGCCCCCATTATTACAAATTAA